From Bacillus sp. FSL K6-3431, the proteins below share one genomic window:
- a CDS encoding Fe3+ hydroxamate ABC transporter substrate-binding protein, translated as MFKKAICSRCEREIQESEEVYAKLNYPKHKVMVEIKAFLQKKSEIICKDCFKETKN; from the coding sequence ATGTTTAAAAAAGCAATCTGTTCACGATGCGAAAGAGAAATACAAGAAAGTGAAGAAGTATACGCTAAATTAAATTATCCAAAACACAAAGTAATGGTAGAAATTAAAGCGTTTTTGCAAAAGAAAAGTGAAATTATTTGTAAAGATTGTTTTAAAGAAACAAAGAATTAA